The following are from one region of the Carnobacterium gallinarum DSM 4847 genome:
- a CDS encoding ABC transporter ATP-binding protein, with protein sequence MARNKFDVDEELEQEFNTEHYKRLLGYVKPYKKPISLTLLVILLANIAAMLGPYFTKLVIDDVIPNKNMTMLWWLAVAFILSVIVTGWCMRYRIQSITLIGQDMLKDMRSDIFEHLQKLPFSYFDSRPHGKILIRVVNYINTLSDLLSNGLINLISDILSVVITLIFMMAIDFKLTLYSLSLLPVLFVFVMVIKNKQRKAYQVLSNKQSNMNAYIHESIAGIKVTQSFSRENENYSIFSEVSNDYRSSWMHAVKVQFLLWPGVQNIAVITTSLIYFVGIRGLGVEVSTGTLIAFVGYVNNFWNPVINIGNFYNSLITATAYLERIFETLDVEPEIKDAPDAFELPPIKGDVSFRNVTFRYEAGKDILKDISFHVKPGESIALVGPTGAGKTTVINLLSRFYDINEGEILIDGVDIRKVTLHSLRKQMGVMLQDTFIFSGTILENIRYGKLDATEEEIIAAAKVVRAHDFIVELKEGYQTAVKERGSTLSAGQRQLISFARALLANPKILILDEATSSIDTKTETLLQDGLDKLLEGRTSFIIAHRLSTIKNSTRIFYIDQGTIQEAGSHDELMAEKGHYYQLYQSQFDLLQEM encoded by the coding sequence ATGGCTAGAAATAAATTTGATGTAGATGAGGAGTTAGAACAGGAATTTAATACAGAACATTATAAACGTCTACTCGGATATGTAAAACCTTATAAAAAACCAATTTCATTGACACTACTAGTTATTTTACTAGCAAATATAGCTGCTATGCTAGGTCCTTATTTTACTAAATTGGTCATTGATGATGTCATTCCTAATAAGAATATGACCATGTTATGGTGGCTGGCAGTAGCCTTCATTTTATCAGTAATTGTAACGGGTTGGTGTATGCGGTACCGAATTCAATCGATTACATTAATCGGACAAGATATGCTGAAGGATATGCGTTCAGACATCTTTGAGCATTTGCAAAAATTACCTTTTTCCTATTTTGATAGTCGACCACATGGAAAGATCTTAATTCGAGTAGTAAATTATATTAACACGTTAAGCGACTTGCTATCAAATGGATTGATTAATTTGATTTCGGATATTTTAAGTGTTGTGATTACGCTGATATTTATGATGGCAATTGATTTTAAGCTAACTTTATATAGTTTATCCTTGCTACCAGTCTTGTTTGTTTTTGTGATGGTTATTAAAAATAAACAGCGGAAGGCTTATCAGGTGTTAAGCAACAAGCAGTCGAATATGAATGCTTATATTCATGAAAGTATTGCTGGGATTAAAGTCACTCAATCATTTTCACGAGAGAATGAAAATTATAGTATTTTTTCAGAAGTCAGCAATGACTATCGTTCTTCGTGGATGCATGCAGTTAAAGTGCAATTCTTATTATGGCCTGGTGTGCAAAATATTGCTGTAATCACGACAAGCTTGATTTACTTTGTTGGGATTCGTGGTCTAGGTGTAGAGGTTTCAACAGGAACATTGATTGCTTTTGTTGGTTATGTAAACAACTTTTGGAATCCTGTGATTAATATTGGGAATTTCTATAATTCATTGATTACAGCAACAGCTTATTTAGAACGAATTTTTGAAACATTGGATGTGGAACCAGAGATTAAAGATGCGCCAGATGCTTTTGAATTGCCACCAATTAAGGGGGATGTCAGCTTTCGCAATGTGACATTTCGTTATGAGGCAGGAAAAGATATTCTAAAAGATATCTCATTTCATGTAAAGCCTGGTGAATCGATAGCTTTGGTTGGTCCAACAGGAGCTGGAAAAACAACAGTCATTAACTTGTTAAGCCGTTTTTATGACATCAATGAAGGAGAAATCTTAATTGATGGTGTTGATATTCGGAAAGTAACCTTACATTCATTGCGAAAACAAATGGGTGTCATGTTACAAGATACTTTTATTTTCTCAGGAACAATTCTAGAGAATATTCGTTATGGAAAGTTGGATGCAACAGAGGAAGAGATTATTGCAGCTGCCAAAGTTGTACGGGCCCATGATTTTATTGTGGAATTAAAAGAAGGCTATCAGACTGCGGTGAAGGAACGCGGAAGTACATTATCAGCTGGGCAGCGTCAATTGATTTCATTTGCTCGAGCGTTATTGGCGAATCCAAAAATCTTGATTCTAGATGAAGCAACATCCAGTATTGATACAAAAACCGAAACCTTACTACAAGATGGTCTGGATAAATTATTAGAAGGGCGAACTTCCTTTATTATTGCTCATCGACTATCAACAATTAAAAATAGTACTCGGATTTTTTATATTGATCAAGGAACTATTCAAGAAGCAGGAAGTCACGATGAATTAATGGCTGAAAAAGGACATTATTATCAACTTTACCAGTCGCAATTCGACTTGCTACAAGAAATGTAA
- a CDS encoding OsmC family protein yields the protein MKLITGENGLELVHPNGNWQVKKESGFSPVEMLVSSVAACSTYVYEDVLHNSKIPYELHEVEISYQRDSVGTVHPVTKIIITFHVTIPVELQERANRGLKLIPKHCPVVQALADTIVVEEKLICR from the coding sequence ATGAAATTAATTACAGGGGAAAATGGTCTTGAGTTGGTTCATCCGAATGGAAATTGGCAAGTAAAGAAAGAGAGTGGCTTCTCACCTGTAGAGATGCTTGTTAGCTCTGTAGCGGCGTGTAGTACATATGTATATGAAGATGTCTTACACAATTCTAAGATACCTTACGAGTTACATGAGGTAGAGATTAGCTATCAACGGGATTCAGTTGGAACGGTTCATCCAGTTACGAAGATTATCATTACTTTTCATGTAACCATTCCAGTAGAGTTGCAAGAACGTGCAAATCGTGGATTAAAACTCATTCCAAAGCATTGTCCAGTAGTACAAGCTTTAGCAGATACGATTGTTGTAGAAGAAAAACTTATCTGTCGTTAA
- a CDS encoding cold-shock protein, translating into MTKGNVKWFNAEKGFGFIESEDGGDVFVHFSAIQGDGFKSLDEGQAVEFDTEEGNRGPQAVNVTKA; encoded by the coding sequence ATGACTAAAGGTAACGTAAAATGGTTTAACGCAGAAAAAGGATTCGGTTTTATTGAAAGTGAAGACGGCGGAGACGTATTCGTACACTTTTCAGCAATCCAAGGAGACGGATTTAAATCTTTAGACGAAGGTCAAGCTGTTGAGTTTGATACTGAAGAAGGCAACCGTGGACCACAAGCAGTTAACGTAACTAAAGCTTAA
- a CDS encoding GGDEF domain-containing protein, translating to MFQILKGVISNLSILISSAYLLSKISKSILNHQSPFLHKILVGSLSGLIGIILMNFSISYYGDFLIDIRLVPIIMVSFSFGGIAPLIASILIGLARLAYGLSPITISICLTYIFVGMSQFFISKWLLRFPERTRLWLTFLTVFTPIIINFVLIATYPNKLFVALSFTFYSIFGVAINYQFFKDLESNKKAFLHYEETSKYDYLTKLYNRYSFDQDLLQLWQAKTAFTIFLLDINNFKQINDTYGHDVGDCVLQEFASCLNQPHLFKNHVYRIGGDEFVIIVPTDLAPSDTLRTKLKIKNSIQQLTIQATSEKSIQLSTSVGASSSKNQYTIDELYRIADQQLYEDKKLK from the coding sequence ATGTTTCAAATACTTAAAGGTGTTATATCAAACCTTTCCATTTTAATTAGCAGTGCGTATCTGCTCTCTAAAATATCTAAATCAATCTTAAATCATCAGTCTCCTTTCCTACACAAAATCTTAGTAGGTAGTCTTAGCGGTCTTATTGGCATTATTTTAATGAATTTTTCGATTTCCTACTATGGTGACTTTTTGATTGATATTCGCTTAGTTCCAATCATTATGGTTAGTTTTTCTTTTGGTGGAATTGCTCCTTTAATTGCTAGTATTTTAATCGGTCTAGCTCGATTAGCTTACGGACTTAGCCCGATTACAATTAGCATCTGTCTCACTTATATTTTTGTTGGGATGAGTCAATTTTTCATTAGCAAATGGTTGTTACGTTTCCCAGAAAGAACGCGTTTGTGGTTAACCTTTCTAACTGTCTTTACCCCAATTATTATTAATTTTGTACTTATTGCGACTTATCCGAATAAATTATTTGTAGCACTTAGTTTTACCTTCTATAGCATTTTTGGTGTAGCAATCAATTATCAATTCTTTAAGGATTTAGAAAGTAATAAAAAAGCTTTTCTCCATTATGAAGAAACCTCTAAATACGACTATTTGACTAAATTGTATAATCGTTATTCATTTGATCAAGATTTACTACAGCTTTGGCAAGCAAAAACAGCCTTTACTATTTTTTTATTGGACATCAATAATTTTAAGCAAATTAATGATACCTATGGACACGATGTTGGAGATTGTGTTTTACAAGAATTTGCTAGCTGTTTAAATCAGCCTCATCTTTTTAAAAATCATGTCTATCGAATTGGTGGCGATGAATTTGTAATTATTGTTCCTACAGACTTAGCTCCTAGTGACACTCTTCGTACAAAGTTAAAAATTAAAAACAGCATTCAACAACTAACCATTCAGGCAACTTCGGAAAAATCTATTCAACTTAGCACTTCTGTTGGTGCAAGTTCTTCTAAAAATCAATATACAATTGATGAACTTTATCGGATCGCCGATCAACAACTTTATGAAGATAAAAAACTAAAATGA
- a CDS encoding acyl-[acyl-carrier-protein] thioesterase, whose translation MSGLVYEKEHTVKYYECDATKKISMPMLLNIMLYVSGEQGRMLGVSDDVVAEHGLSWIILQTEIKVNRLPEAHEKIRVMTQAQSYNKFFTYRDFKVYDEAGELCVTTNCTFAMMDFTQRKMVRIVDELIEPYKVEGTKKLIRTPKPVPVNQETAQSIDYRVRYLDIDGNQHVNNAKYLDWFLDSLGLDFIRQHQLKSINVKYEKEVGYGNMVQSLVSQEVLEDGQIATAHQIVNNGTLSCEASMVWEPLN comes from the coding sequence ATGAGTGGGTTAGTTTATGAAAAAGAGCATACTGTAAAATATTATGAATGTGATGCAACAAAGAAAATCAGCATGCCGATGCTTTTAAATATTATGTTATATGTTTCTGGGGAACAAGGTCGCATGTTAGGTGTTAGTGACGATGTTGTTGCAGAACACGGCTTGTCTTGGATTATTTTGCAAACAGAGATTAAGGTTAATCGTTTGCCAGAAGCGCATGAAAAGATTCGAGTGATGACGCAAGCTCAATCCTATAATAAATTTTTTACCTATCGTGATTTTAAAGTTTATGATGAAGCAGGAGAGTTATGTGTAACGACGAATTGTACGTTTGCTATGATGGACTTTACGCAGCGTAAAATGGTTCGGATTGTGGATGAACTAATTGAACCCTATAAAGTTGAAGGAACGAAAAAATTAATTCGGACCCCAAAACCAGTACCAGTCAATCAAGAAACAGCTCAAAGTATTGATTACCGTGTGCGTTATTTAGACATTGATGGCAATCAACATGTAAATAATGCGAAATATTTGGATTGGTTCTTAGATTCGTTAGGACTTGATTTTATTCGTCAGCATCAATTAAAAAGTATTAATGTAAAGTATGAAAAAGAAGTTGGCTATGGAAATATGGTTCAAAGTTTAGTTAGTCAAGAAGTTTTAGAAGATGGGCAGATTGCAACAGCTCACCAGATTGTGAATAATGGGACTCTTTCTTGTGAAGCAAGTATGGTTTGGGAACCGTTGAATTAG
- a CDS encoding asparaginase, whose amino-acid sequence MKTILVLHTGGTIAMSEDQTTGKVAPNSENPLLHQGHLFEKDANLVVEDIFQLPSPHMTPREMLLLKQRIEEAILNEGVDGVIVTHGTDTLEETAYFLDITLDHQVPIIMTGAMRSSNEIGSDGLYNFQSAVWVATSEEAKNKGVLVVMNDEIHTSRYVTKTHTTNVATFRTPTFGPIGLIAKNKVLFFQELIEIEKFDIATVDKNVYLLKAFAGMDSTLLEALNTPATDGLVIEALGAGNLPPATLPALRQLLDNNIPIVLVSRCFNGVAQDVYDYAGGGKRLKEMGIIFTNGLTGPKARIKLLVALNATTNHDELEKYF is encoded by the coding sequence TTGAAAACTATTTTAGTACTACACACTGGCGGAACGATCGCCATGAGCGAGGATCAAACAACTGGTAAAGTTGCTCCTAATTCAGAAAATCCTTTATTACATCAAGGGCATTTATTTGAAAAAGATGCGAATTTGGTTGTAGAAGACATATTTCAGTTGCCTTCACCACATATGACACCAAGAGAAATGTTACTTTTAAAGCAACGAATTGAAGAAGCTATTCTAAACGAAGGCGTTGATGGTGTTATTGTCACTCATGGAACGGACACCTTAGAAGAAACGGCTTATTTTTTAGATATTACCTTGGATCACCAAGTTCCAATTATTATGACTGGCGCTATGCGTTCGAGTAATGAGATTGGTTCCGACGGTCTTTATAATTTTCAAAGTGCTGTCTGGGTAGCTACTTCGGAGGAAGCTAAAAATAAGGGTGTTTTAGTTGTTATGAATGATGAAATCCATACTTCTCGTTATGTAACTAAAACCCACACTACTAATGTAGCGACATTTAGAACGCCAACTTTTGGACCAATTGGTTTAATTGCTAAAAATAAAGTCCTCTTTTTCCAAGAATTAATTGAAATTGAAAAATTTGATATCGCAACTGTGGATAAGAATGTTTATTTGCTTAAAGCATTTGCTGGAATGGATAGTACCCTGCTAGAAGCGTTAAATACTCCTGCTACTGATGGTTTAGTAATTGAAGCACTTGGAGCTGGGAATCTGCCTCCTGCAACCCTGCCCGCTTTAAGACAGCTCTTGGACAACAATATTCCGATTGTATTAGTTTCACGCTGTTTCAATGGAGTTGCCCAAGATGTTTATGATTATGCTGGTGGTGGAAAACGTCTGAAAGAGATGGGGATTATTTTTACCAATGGTCTAACAGGTCCTAAAGCTCGTATCAAACTCTTAGTTGCTTTAAACGCAACGACTAATCATGATGAACTTGAAAAATATTTTTAA
- a CDS encoding TraX family protein, with translation MTGTALKFLMAFLMVFDHIGYFVSPEVQSIFHVLTRCVGVFFAYMAVEGFHYTHDRKAYLKRLFGMAAVMFVGNSLLSMLINDPLKNPHNNIFLTLALGTLMLYFMSLVKQQNGLAKKVLLIIGSIVILLGSPFLAEGGQIIVPFMLLSYMFYEKPAMRNLSYLLFAGILFFMSYSPYPTIQETIEMLAFNSDFMFITVIPFLYLYNGKRGNNSTFSKYFFYGFYPAHLWIIALAAAYL, from the coding sequence ATGACAGGAACAGCACTTAAATTTTTAATGGCCTTTTTAATGGTTTTTGACCATATCGGCTACTTTGTTTCACCAGAGGTACAATCTATTTTTCATGTTTTAACAAGATGTGTAGGAGTTTTCTTTGCCTATATGGCGGTTGAAGGATTCCATTATACACACGATCGGAAAGCTTACTTAAAGCGTTTATTTGGAATGGCAGCCGTGATGTTTGTTGGAAACTCACTTCTTAGTATGCTGATCAACGATCCGCTAAAAAATCCACATAATAATATTTTCTTAACGTTAGCACTAGGAACATTGATGCTTTATTTTATGAGTCTAGTGAAGCAACAAAATGGATTAGCGAAAAAAGTTTTATTGATTATTGGAAGTATTGTTATTCTATTAGGTTCACCATTCCTAGCAGAAGGTGGGCAGATTATTGTGCCATTTATGTTATTGTCATATATGTTCTATGAGAAACCGGCAATGCGAAATCTGAGTTATTTACTGTTTGCGGGGATTTTATTCTTTATGTCTTATAGCCCTTATCCAACAATCCAAGAAACCATCGAAATGTTGGCTTTTAACTCGGACTTTATGTTTATTACCGTGATTCCATTCTTATATTTGTACAATGGCAAACGTGGAAATAATAGCACATTTAGCAAATATTTCTTTTATGGATTTTATCCAGCCCACCTGTGGATAATTGCGTTAGCTGCAGCTTATTTATAG
- a CDS encoding DEAD/DEAH box helicase: protein MGKKEFSDYGIREEVLKAINGLGYFQPTEVQKEVIPLALADMDVIVTSQTGSGKTASFGIPLCEKVNWEENKPQALVLVPTRELALQVKEDIANIGRFRRIKVTAVFGKSSFDRQKSELKQKSHIVVGTPGRVLDHLKKGTFSVDKLEYLVLDEADEMLNMGFIDQVEEIIDFLPTQRQTLLFSATMPNEVERLATHYMQKEATSVKIETTEASKPKIMQSYLMVSGDKKQETLLDLLTVENPDSCIVFCNRQETVNNIYDVLNKAGLPVDKLHGGMIQEDRFDVMDDFRKGKFRYLVATDVAARGIDVDNITHVVNYDVPVEKESFVHRTGRTGRAGKMGIALTLVESFEKERWAEIKKYVEAEIIEITAPSARFVQRHKPAFEKKLAERPRLKKDKGTALNQDIMKVYFNGGKKKKIRAVDFVGTLAKIPGVNMEDIGIITIQENVSYVDILNGKGPMVIDAMKTRTIKGKQLKVHKANK, encoded by the coding sequence ATGGGAAAAAAAGAATTCAGCGATTATGGTATTCGTGAAGAAGTATTAAAAGCAATAAATGGTTTAGGCTATTTTCAACCAACAGAAGTACAAAAGGAAGTGATTCCTTTAGCATTAGCTGATATGGATGTAATTGTAACATCGCAAACAGGAAGCGGAAAAACAGCTAGTTTTGGGATTCCTTTATGTGAAAAAGTCAATTGGGAAGAAAACAAACCTCAAGCATTAGTTTTAGTACCAACACGTGAATTGGCTTTACAGGTCAAGGAAGATATTGCCAATATTGGTCGTTTTCGTCGAATTAAAGTGACTGCAGTTTTTGGAAAATCATCCTTTGATCGTCAAAAATCAGAATTAAAACAAAAAAGTCATATTGTTGTTGGAACGCCGGGACGTGTTTTGGATCATTTGAAAAAAGGCACCTTCTCTGTGGATAAGTTAGAGTATTTAGTGTTAGATGAAGCAGATGAAATGTTAAATATGGGCTTTATTGATCAAGTAGAAGAGATTATTGACTTTTTACCAACACAACGTCAAACATTACTATTTTCAGCTACTATGCCAAATGAAGTTGAGCGTTTAGCTACTCATTATATGCAAAAAGAAGCGACTTCTGTCAAAATTGAAACAACAGAAGCATCGAAACCTAAAATTATGCAATCTTATTTAATGGTTTCTGGGGATAAAAAACAGGAAACGTTACTGGACTTATTAACTGTGGAAAACCCAGATAGTTGTATTGTGTTCTGTAATCGCCAAGAAACTGTGAATAACATCTATGATGTCTTAAATAAAGCGGGTTTACCTGTGGATAAGCTTCATGGCGGTATGATTCAGGAAGATCGTTTTGATGTAATGGATGATTTTCGTAAAGGAAAATTCCGTTATTTAGTTGCAACAGATGTCGCAGCTCGTGGAATTGATGTGGATAACATTACTCATGTAGTCAATTATGATGTACCTGTGGAAAAAGAAAGCTTTGTACATCGTACTGGTAGAACTGGTCGAGCAGGGAAGATGGGAATTGCCTTAACCCTAGTTGAATCTTTTGAGAAAGAGCGTTGGGCTGAGATTAAAAAATATGTTGAAGCTGAAATTATTGAGATTACAGCTCCTAGCGCTCGTTTTGTGCAACGTCATAAGCCAGCATTTGAAAAGAAATTAGCCGAACGTCCTCGTCTGAAAAAAGATAAAGGAACGGCTTTAAATCAAGATATTATGAAGGTTTACTTTAATGGCGGCAAAAAGAAAAAAATTCGGGCAGTTGATTTTGTTGGAACATTAGCAAAAATTCCCGGAGTAAATATGGAAGATATTGGGATTATTACGATTCAAGAAAATGTCAGCTATGTGGATATCTTAAATGGCAAAGGTCCAATGGTGATTGATGCGATGAAGACACGGACAATCAAGGGCAAACAATTAAAAGTTCATAAAGCAAATAAATAA
- a CDS encoding GNAT family N-acetyltransferase gives MTLKIRTIQQADHRRVEEITREAFWNLYVPGSNEHFIVYNMWTTSDYISQLSLVIELDQEIIGSILYTQSKIVTENGKKSYEMITFGPVSILPEFQGMGYGKKLIAYSIDRARELGYRGILIGGYPHYYAQFGFSSSKKYQLSLPDKNYYTGILALPLIEGGLDNMTGSIFFSEVLEPDDSQLEQFDQTFPTKLKQVQASQKEFEKAVSQLETKNY, from the coding sequence ATGACGCTAAAAATTAGAACAATTCAACAAGCCGATCATCGACGTGTGGAGGAAATTACGCGTGAAGCTTTTTGGAATCTATATGTACCTGGTAGCAATGAACATTTCATTGTGTATAACATGTGGACAACATCTGATTATATTTCTCAATTGTCGTTGGTTATTGAATTAGATCAAGAAATTATCGGCAGTATTCTTTATACACAGTCTAAAATAGTTACTGAGAATGGAAAAAAATCATATGAGATGATAACATTTGGACCAGTGAGTATTTTACCGGAGTTTCAAGGAATGGGTTATGGGAAAAAATTGATTGCGTATTCTATTGATCGTGCTAGAGAATTAGGCTATCGTGGTATCCTAATTGGCGGTTATCCACACTATTATGCACAGTTTGGATTCAGTAGTTCTAAGAAATATCAGCTTTCTTTGCCAGATAAAAATTACTATACAGGGATTCTGGCATTGCCGTTAATTGAAGGCGGCTTGGATAATATGACAGGTAGTATTTTTTTCAGCGAAGTACTTGAGCCAGATGACTCTCAATTAGAACAATTTGACCAAACTTTTCCAACAAAATTAAAACAAGTACAAGCCAGCCAGAAAGAATTTGAAAAAGCTGTAAGCCAACTTGAGACAAAAAATTATTAA
- a CDS encoding glycerophosphoryl diester phosphodiesterase membrane domain-containing protein — MKSSWKTIKHFFNSAWGSSKNVIIVHSFILTVAVPLFTFLTKAVLASGNISYLSFDNLLPIIQKHPFVLIGLLLILCLFSVVIFIEFTFLLLSIYFIRKKEKVSLYNLLSLTFKQLKNVIGSEILFFIFYFFLILPFGGIGFKTELLAKIKVPVFILDYIFLNRLIFVPLLIIGYIFCLYIGIRLLLVLPLMIIYNLPFKEAIKEGLRLTKRKFWYLVRRLLLLSLSLTFVVWLIGSVLFFVQEQVETMYPQQGLISGVIVLTGLQILTSIRNIVAMIIIFYLMVSLLMKEKKSDGILLENLKSIQVKRRYIVIGNLIIGMIVGISVIGMGIYNFLYLEGELLFRPIVISHRGVTEANGVQNTIEALKKTAKQKPDYVEIDIQQTKDKQFVVMHDLNLKDLASKNVTVADLTLAELQKITLSENDTTAKISSFDDYLVEAKKLNQKLLVEIKITPKDSKDMLDLFIKKYQKTIIENDYQLQSLSYTVVTKLKEKVPKFYVGYIMPFNLIGPPNTKADFYSIEYSTVSGDFVDEVANQNKKVYVWSTNDEDTVKKMMTYGVDGVITDDIKTVNAAIKSALDNSGTYSDRLFNYYSITN, encoded by the coding sequence ATGAAGTCGAGTTGGAAGACAATCAAGCATTTTTTTAACAGCGCTTGGGGAAGCTCTAAAAATGTTATTATTGTTCACAGTTTTATTCTAACGGTAGCTGTTCCGTTATTTACATTTTTAACTAAAGCTGTTTTAGCTAGTGGGAATATCAGTTATCTTTCTTTTGATAATTTATTGCCAATTATCCAAAAACATCCTTTTGTGTTAATTGGTTTATTGTTGATTCTTTGTTTGTTTAGTGTTGTTATTTTTATTGAATTCACTTTTTTGCTATTGAGTATTTATTTTATTCGCAAAAAAGAGAAGGTTAGTTTATATAACTTGCTTAGTTTAACGTTCAAGCAATTAAAAAATGTTATCGGTAGTGAAATCTTATTTTTTATTTTTTACTTTTTCCTGATTTTGCCTTTTGGTGGAATTGGATTTAAAACCGAATTATTGGCCAAAATAAAAGTACCTGTCTTTATTTTAGATTATATTTTTTTAAATCGTCTAATTTTTGTACCATTATTAATTATTGGCTATATATTCTGTTTATATATCGGGATTCGGTTGCTACTAGTGTTGCCGTTAATGATTATTTATAATCTCCCTTTTAAGGAAGCTATCAAGGAAGGTTTGCGTTTAACAAAGCGCAAATTTTGGTATTTGGTACGTAGATTACTATTATTGAGTCTGAGTCTAACTTTTGTAGTCTGGCTTATTGGAAGTGTGCTATTTTTTGTTCAGGAGCAGGTTGAAACGATGTATCCTCAACAGGGGCTAATTAGTGGAGTCATCGTACTGACTGGTTTGCAAATTTTAACAAGCATCCGCAATATTGTGGCAATGATTATTATCTTTTATTTGATGGTATCGTTATTGATGAAGGAAAAGAAATCGGATGGCATCTTGCTTGAGAATTTGAAATCGATTCAAGTGAAACGCAGATATATTGTTATTGGAAATTTAATTATTGGTATGATAGTAGGAATTTCAGTTATTGGGATGGGGATTTATAATTTTCTGTATCTGGAAGGCGAGCTTTTATTTCGACCGATTGTGATTTCACATCGCGGTGTCACGGAAGCAAATGGTGTGCAAAATACTATTGAGGCATTGAAAAAAACAGCAAAACAAAAGCCTGATTACGTTGAAATTGATATTCAGCAAACCAAGGATAAACAATTTGTTGTGATGCATGATTTGAATTTGAAAGATTTGGCAAGTAAAAATGTAACAGTAGCTGATTTAACTTTAGCAGAGTTACAGAAGATTACCTTATCTGAAAACGATACTACTGCAAAAATTTCTAGCTTTGATGATTATTTAGTTGAGGCTAAAAAGTTGAATCAAAAATTATTAGTTGAGATTAAAATAACACCAAAAGATTCAAAAGATATGCTTGATTTGTTCATTAAAAAGTATCAGAAGACAATTATTGAAAATGACTATCAGCTTCAAAGTTTAAGTTATACTGTTGTAACGAAGTTAAAAGAAAAAGTTCCAAAATTTTATGTCGGTTACATTATGCCATTTAATTTAATTGGACCACCGAATACGAAAGCTGATTTTTATTCGATTGAATATTCAACTGTTAGTGGTGATTTTGTTGATGAGGTAGCCAATCAGAATAAGAAGGTTTATGTTTGGTCAACGAATGATGAAGATACCGTAAAAAAAATGATGACCTATGGTGTTGATGGAGTAATTACTGATGATATTAAAACGGTGAATGCTGCAATTAAAAGTGCCTTAGACAATAGTGGGACCTATTCAGATCGACTGTTTAATTATTATTCAATTACAAATTAA
- a CDS encoding TraX family protein yields the protein MEKRMTAFQLKVIGISLMVFDHIHQLFYLKGIPMWFTMLGRIVAPIFLFLSAEGYHYTKNKIKYLRNLLLGFWLMGLVDWIVPTLLPNENIVLANNIFGTLFLGVLAMYCYDSIKNSKQDKKQGFIGIGIILFVLAYSAYFFNLLSDPDNFNVTLFRILSIIFPTLVTTEGGFVLVLLALFFYIFREKRTVQIVVLLLVSVVATGFNFTGLFTTNIQWMMAFSAIFIWLYNGKEGKKMKWFFYYFYPVHIAILYIFATLMG from the coding sequence ATGGAGAAAAGAATGACGGCATTTCAGTTAAAAGTAATCGGAATTAGTTTAATGGTTTTTGACCATATTCATCAACTGTTTTATTTAAAAGGAATTCCAATGTGGTTTACGATGCTGGGGCGAATCGTGGCACCCATTTTTTTGTTCTTAAGTGCAGAGGGCTATCATTATACTAAAAATAAAATAAAGTATTTACGCAATTTATTGCTTGGGTTTTGGTTAATGGGACTAGTGGATTGGATAGTGCCAACCCTTTTACCTAATGAAAACATTGTTCTAGCAAATAATATTTTTGGAACGTTATTCTTAGGTGTATTAGCAATGTATTGTTATGATAGTATTAAAAATAGTAAGCAAGATAAAAAACAAGGATTTATTGGAATTGGAATTATTTTATTTGTTTTAGCCTATTCAGCTTATTTTTTTAATTTGTTATCAGATCCAGATAATTTTAATGTCACACTATTTAGAATTTTATCGATCATTTTTCCAACTTTAGTTACAACAGAAGGTGGATTTGTCTTGGTACTATTGGCGTTATTTTTCTATATTTTCCGAGAAAAACGAACAGTTCAGATTGTGGTTTTATTGCTAGTATCAGTAGTGGCGACAGGATTTAATTTTACTGGTTTATTTACAACAAATATTCAATGGATGATGGCTTTCTCAGCTATTTTCATTTGGCTATACAATGGTAAAGAAGGTAAAAAGATGAAATGGTTCTTCTATTATTTTTATCCAGTTCATATCGCCATTTTATATATATTCGCTACATTAATGGGGTAA